One segment of Solanum lycopersicum chromosome 1, SLM_r2.1 DNA contains the following:
- the LOC138342244 gene encoding uncharacterized protein produces the protein MNISHLIVHAQHVEESRSKSKSRDAKRERSFEGGSSKNRLEIQDNPIFKKRVSSQVPSMFPKAGGNRVSNPKPKKGSSPTMKPTSGKCGKKHCGDCLNETDNCFGCGNNGHMVRYFPNVRVQDKASGQSQASCSSDASKKNLFYALRSRSEQETSPDVVIGLLKIFSIDVCILLDTAATLSFVPPIVAKKFDILPDILHEPFIVSTPVGESVVAKSVYM, from the coding sequence atgaacatttcCCATCTTATCGTGCATGCCCAACATGTAGAGGAGTCAAGGTCTAAGAGtaagagtagagatgctaaaaGGGAAAGATCTTTTGAGGGTGGTTcctcaaagaataggcttgagatacaagacaatCCTATATTTAAGAAGAGGGTTTCTAGTCAAGTTCCTTCCATGTTCCCTAAGGCTGGTGGtaatagggtgtctaaccctaagcctaagAAAGGAAGTTCACCAACCATGAAGCCAACTTCCGGAAAGTGTGGCAAAAAGCACTGTGGTGATTGTCTTAATGAAACagataattgttttggttgtggtaacAATGGGCACATGGTTAGATATTTCCCTAATGTAAGGGTTCAAGACAAGGCTAGTGGACAATCTCAAGCAAGTTGTTCAAGTGATGCATCTAAGAAGAACCTcttttatgctctccgctctagaagtgagcaagagacttctcccgacgtggtgatcggtttgttgaaaatattctctattgatgtatgtATCTTACTTGATACCGCTgcaactttatcatttgttcCTCCtatagtagctaaaaagtttgacattttacccgacattttgcatgaaccctttatagtgtctactccggtgggtgagtcagtTGTCGCAAAAAGTGTTTatatgtaa